In a genomic window of Alphaproteobacteria bacterium:
- a CDS encoding inorganic phosphate transporter, whose amino-acid sequence MEPALLLLIVAVVLTIGFDFINGFHDAANAIATVVSTRVMRPAHAVLYGAALNFIGALMGTEVAATIGKGLVNAANITIQTVICTVTAAIVWNLITWYKGLPTSSSHALIGSLLGATFFSAGNESIIWPKVMEKVVGPMVTSPILGVTLGFVIMLGLTWAVHKVALGKINKVFSKLQILSAGFMALNHGHNDAQKSMGIIALALMLTYPTDDFHVPTWVVLSCAIAMGIGTMTGGWRIIRTLGTKMIKLQPIHGFAAETTASLIIYGASHFGIPVSTTQVISTSIMGVGATKRLSAVRWGIVGNIVWAWVLTIPLTFCFAGALMWVYRHAF is encoded by the coding sequence ATGGAACCGGCACTCCTGCTCCTCATCGTCGCGGTCGTCCTGACCATCGGCTTTGATTTCATCAACGGGTTTCACGACGCGGCGAATGCGATTGCCACGGTCGTTTCAACCCGCGTGATGCGCCCCGCCCATGCCGTGCTGTACGGCGCGGCGCTGAACTTTATCGGCGCGCTGATGGGCACCGAAGTCGCCGCCACCATCGGCAAAGGCCTGGTGAACGCCGCCAATATCACTATCCAGACCGTGATTTGCACCGTGACTGCCGCCATCGTGTGGAATTTGATCACGTGGTACAAGGGCCTGCCCACATCGTCGTCCCACGCGCTGATCGGGTCGCTGCTGGGCGCGACGTTTTTCTCGGCGGGGAACGAGAGCATCATCTGGCCGAAGGTGATGGAAAAAGTCGTGGGGCCGATGGTGACATCGCCCATCCTTGGCGTGACGCTCGGCTTCGTCATCATGCTTGGCCTGACATGGGCGGTGCATAAGGTTGCGCTGGGGAAGATCAACAAGGTATTCAGCAAGCTGCAAATCCTCTCCGCCGGTTTCATGGCGCTGAACCACGGGCATAACGACGCGCAGAAATCGATGGGGATTATCGCGCTCGCGCTGATGCTCACCTATCCGACCGATGATTTCCATGTGCCGACATGGGTTGTGCTGTCCTGCGCGATTGCGATGGGCATCGGCACGATGACGGGCGGCTGGCGCATTATCCGCACGCTTGGCACGAAAATGATCAAGCTGCAGCCCATTCACGGTTTCGCGGCTGAAACGACGGCATCCCTGATCATCTACGGCGCGTCGCATTTCGGTATTCCGGTATCGACCACGCAAGTCATCTCCACATCCATCATGGGGGTCGGCGCAACCAAGCGGTTGTCTGCCGTGCGCTGGGGGATTGTGGGCAATATCGTCTGGGCATGGGTTCTGACCATCCCCCTCACCTTCTGCTTTGCGGGGGCGTTGATGTGGGTTTACCGGCACGCGTTTTAA
- a CDS encoding DUF47 family protein — MLNIAKLLPNEQKFYTYLQQLSSEAHTASLHLKTFVESNDPAARREAGAAITSCKAQAKTISSEVTKQLCTSFVTPFDREDIQSICGYLYRITKTIEKTREHMDMYKFKDAVELKRQVEVILLEADGMQIMIDALIKGGKAQQIIEKAKLLDELENRGDEILSDLLTILIDTAPDAKQLVLRKDIYDLLERVIDGYRDAAGIALQIALKYN, encoded by the coding sequence ATGCTCAACATCGCAAAACTGCTTCCCAACGAGCAGAAATTTTACACCTACCTGCAACAGCTGTCTTCCGAGGCGCATACCGCTTCGCTGCATTTAAAAACATTCGTCGAAAGCAACGACCCCGCCGCGCGCCGCGAAGCCGGTGCCGCGATCACGTCGTGCAAGGCGCAGGCGAAAACGATTTCATCCGAAGTGACCAAGCAGCTTTGCACCAGTTTCGTCACACCGTTCGACCGCGAAGACATCCAGTCGATCTGCGGATACCTTTACCGCATCACCAAGACCATCGAGAAAACCCGCGAACATATGGACATGTACAAGTTCAAGGACGCGGTGGAGCTGAAGCGGCAGGTCGAAGTGATTTTGCTGGAGGCCGACGGCATGCAGATCATGATCGACGCGCTGATCAAAGGCGGCAAGGCGCAGCAGATCATCGAGAAAGCCAAGCTGCTGGACGAGCTGGAAAACCGCGGCGACGAAATCCTCAGCGACCTTTTGACCATCCTGATCGACACCGCGCCGGATGCGAAACAGCTGGTGCTGCGCAAGGATATCTACGACCTGCTGGAACGGGTTATCGACGGTTACCGCGACGCCGCCGGCATCGCGCTGCAAATCGCACTTAAATATAATTAA
- a CDS encoding HU family DNA-binding protein — MAKVTQPTITLKNIAAEIAESQELSKKQMNAIMEEIVDHLVKNLKKGNRVRLAGLGILQVRKRAARMGRNPATGETIKIPAKKKIAFRAAKELKEAVGK, encoded by the coding sequence ATGGCAAAAGTCACCCAGCCCACCATCACCCTGAAAAACATCGCGGCCGAAATTGCCGAAAGCCAGGAACTGTCCAAAAAACAAATGAACGCGATCATGGAAGAAATCGTCGATCATCTGGTGAAGAACCTGAAAAAGGGCAACCGCGTGCGTCTGGCCGGCCTTGGCATCCTGCAGGTGCGCAAGCGCGCCGCGCGCATGGGCCGCAACCCCGCGACCGGCGAAACCATCAAGATCCCCGCGAAAAAGAAAATCGCCTTCCGCGCGGCGAAGGAACTGAAGGAAGCAGTCGGCAAGTAA